From the genome of Triticum aestivum cultivar Chinese Spring chromosome 3B, IWGSC CS RefSeq v2.1, whole genome shotgun sequence, one region includes:
- the LOC123071066 gene encoding uncharacterized protein isoform X2: MPYPAAVGAGHPPHHERPLLTAGSDSNAHSSSSSSSSSLDKSEWRPRSPVPADPFAPEYLDELAGYFVEAAGRLPIAQIPFLACCMRDFGLAIGFADPVTNIILTTIDAFAHAKPYMMRPVDHIPVEQTRNKTTFADGARSSWIALNWFLVTYFRHLTVPLAVLLLRKASYDLRVAVEAVHFHVDGPNYLELLALDSVRTKTAFEEAVYPQSSAPELLRLMTSSYSRFLAEPVLEDLHRGGQLTADCVYKVSELLRHPWSPPPPSHPPPPSPGIFRDDDGSLTMTVRIGDDFATTHISTYGVATTTFTSSCPTYAGFSENTTNMLSMFPTHHGRLINQREFFSETLETPEFLPFLKLQLLDMIHGVYLKAIAMLPVHALRNGHLLHSLVTAGHCYGPLDPVSNIVINTVWYDVVFPLSKDVAFEVGAADILDVRSMHRVESRSIDGLVAYLRRSPSTNEQDAVTMLCKKRLNTPILDLYNMCDVALAAKHPQPAAFGAFLERASILQLYDRYCLSRVHGHPDSAFEELKMALLQETTRVAVPVQQCAHDMDKSTAFLWLNNMSSQKTALVTLSEKRLSFRSRQDIFRRVLEHLLIDYGYRGPLEPLYKLGVICGVTRKRNYSCTDVYHANFLASSDGGSSWKLFFAEFWNLPDERLEESKNPFCCPVPDYHEYPGRCVVCENDSSIIMHPQSRKYYMGNSTLAFPTPGHCGGDTSCSKERRE, translated from the exons ATGCCGTATCctgccgccgtcggcgccggccaCCCTCCCCATCACGAGCGGCCCTTGTTGACCGCTGGCTCCGACAGCAACGctcactcttcctcctcctcctcctcctcctccttggacAAAAGCGAGTGGCGGCCTCGCTCTCCCGTGCCCGCGGACCCTTTTGCGCCGGAGTACTTGGACGAGCTGGCCGGGTACTTCGTCGAGGCGGCTGGCCGCCTCCCCATCGCTCAGATCCCCTTCCTGGCCTGCTGCATGAGAGATTTCGGTCTCGCCATCGGCTTCGCCGACCCCGTCACTAACATCATCCTCACCACCATCGACGCCTTCGCCCACGCCAAGCCCTACATGATGCGTCCGGTGGACCACATACCGGTAGAGCAAACCAGGAACAAGACGACCTTCGCCGACGGTGCTCGCAGCTCCTGGATTGCTCTAAACTGGTTCTTGGTTACCTATTTTCGGCACCTCACCGTGCCTCTAGCCGTCCTTCTACTCCGTAAAGCTAGCTATGACCTCCGGGTTGCCGTCGAAGCCGTTCACTTCCATGTTGATGGTCCTAACTATCTTGAGCTACTTGCCCTGGATTCTGTTAGGACCAAGACAGCATTTGAGGAGGCGGTTTACCCACAGTCTTCTGCGCCCGAACTCTTGCGTCTAATGACATCGAGTTACAGTCGTTTTCTGGCCGAGCCTGTCCTAGAAGATCTGCACCGAGGGGGGCAGCTCACCGCTGACTGCGTCTACAAGGTCAGCGAGTTGCTGCGCCATCCAtggtcaccgccgccgccgtcacacCCCCCTCCTCCTAGTCCTGGTATTTTTCGGGatgacgacggcagcctcaccatGACTGTCCGCATTGGAGATGATTTCGCCACAACACACATCTCAACATATGGTGTCGCCACAACCACTTTCACCTCATCTTGTCCGACTTATGCCGGTTTCTCGGAAAACACAACCAACATGTTAAGTATGTTCCCTACCCACCATGGGAGGCTAATCAACCAGAGAGAGTTCTTCTCGGAGACCTTGGAGACTCCAGAATTTCTGCCGTTTCTCAAGTTGCAACTTCTTGATATGATCCATGGTGTTTATCTGAAGGCTATTGCGATGCTACCGGTTCATGCTCTACGCAATGGCCACCTGCTCCACTCGCTAGTAACAGCCGGTCACTGCTATGGACCGTTGGACCCTGTGTCCAATATTGTCATCAACACAGTCTGGTATGATGTTGTCTTCCCGCTCTCCAAAGATGTCGCTTTTGAGGTTGGAGCAGCGGATATTCTTGATGTCCGCTCCATGCACCGTGTTGAATCCCGTTCAATCGACGGCCTGGTTGCCTACCTCCGCAGATCCCCCTCAACAAATGAGCAAGATGCTGTGACAATGCTTTGCAAAAAACGTTTGAACACCCCAATCTTGGACTTATACAATATGTGTGATGTGGCACTGGCCGCGAAACACCCCCAGCCTGCTGCCTTTGGGGCATTCCTTGAACGTGCGTCCATTCTACAGTTATACGACCGATACTGCCTTTCTAGGGTCCATGGACATCCAGATTCTGCTTTTGAGGAGCTAAAGATGGCTCTACTCCAGGAAACAACCCGTGTTGCTGTACCAGTGCAACAATGTGCTCATGATATGGACAAATCAACAGCTTTCCTGTGGTTAAACAACATGTCAAGCCAAAAAACAGCATTGGTGACGCTGTCCGAAAAGAGGCTTTCATTCAGGTCTCGGCAAGATATTTTTCGCAGAGTGTTGGAACATTTGCTGATCGACTATGGCTACAGGGGTCCCCTG GAACCACTATACAAGCTCGGTGTCATCTGTGGAGTGACGAGAAAAAGAAACTACAGCTGCACAGATGTTTACCATGCCAATTTTTTGGCTAGCTCAGATGGTGGATCATCATGGAAGCTGTTCTTCGCTGAATTCTGGAACCTACCCGATGAGAGACTTGAAGAATCAAAAAATCCTTTCTGCTGCCCTGTACCGGATTACCATGAATATCCCG GTCGCTGCGTTGTTTGCGAGAATGATTCAAGTATCATCATGCATCCACAATCGCGCAAGTATTACATGGGCAACTCCACACTTGCATTTCCGACACCAGGACACTGCGGGGGTGATACAA GCTGcagcaaggaaaggagggagtga
- the LOC123071066 gene encoding uncharacterized protein isoform X1 produces MPYPAAVGAGHPPHHERPLLTAGSDSNAHSSSSSSSSSLDKSEWRPRSPVPADPFAPEYLDELAGYFVEAAGRLPIAQIPFLACCMRDFGLAIGFADPVTNIILTTIDAFAHAKPYMMRPVDHIPVEQTRNKTTFADGARSSWIALNWFLVTYFRHLTVPLAVLLLRKASYDLRVAVEAVHFHVDGPNYLELLALDSVRTKTAFEEAVYPQSSAPELLRLMTSSYSRFLAEPVLEDLHRGGQLTADCVYKVSELLRHPWSPPPPSHPPPPSPGIFRDDDGSLTMTVRIGDDFATTHISTYGVATTTFTSSCPTYAGFSENTTNMLSMFPTHHGRLINQREFFSETLETPEFLPFLKLQLLDMIHGVYLKAIAMLPVHALRNGHLLHSLVTAGHCYGPLDPVSNIVINTVWYDVVFPLSKDVAFEVGAADILDVRSMHRVESRSIDGLVAYLRRSPSTNEQDAVTMLCKKRLNTPILDLYNMCDVALAAKHPQPAAFGAFLERASILQLYDRYCLSRVHGHPDSAFEELKMALLQETTRVAVPVQQCAHDMDKSTAFLWLNNMSSQKTALVTLSEKRLSFRSRQDIFRRVLEHLLIDYGYRGPLEPLYKLGVICGVTRKRNYSCTDVYHANFLASSDGGSSWKLFFAEFWNLPDERLEESKNPFCCPVPDYHEYPGRCVVCENDSSIIMHPQSRKYYMGNSTLAFPTPGHCGGDTSEKLDFDFIYLTL; encoded by the exons ATGCCGTATCctgccgccgtcggcgccggccaCCCTCCCCATCACGAGCGGCCCTTGTTGACCGCTGGCTCCGACAGCAACGctcactcttcctcctcctcctcctcctcctccttggacAAAAGCGAGTGGCGGCCTCGCTCTCCCGTGCCCGCGGACCCTTTTGCGCCGGAGTACTTGGACGAGCTGGCCGGGTACTTCGTCGAGGCGGCTGGCCGCCTCCCCATCGCTCAGATCCCCTTCCTGGCCTGCTGCATGAGAGATTTCGGTCTCGCCATCGGCTTCGCCGACCCCGTCACTAACATCATCCTCACCACCATCGACGCCTTCGCCCACGCCAAGCCCTACATGATGCGTCCGGTGGACCACATACCGGTAGAGCAAACCAGGAACAAGACGACCTTCGCCGACGGTGCTCGCAGCTCCTGGATTGCTCTAAACTGGTTCTTGGTTACCTATTTTCGGCACCTCACCGTGCCTCTAGCCGTCCTTCTACTCCGTAAAGCTAGCTATGACCTCCGGGTTGCCGTCGAAGCCGTTCACTTCCATGTTGATGGTCCTAACTATCTTGAGCTACTTGCCCTGGATTCTGTTAGGACCAAGACAGCATTTGAGGAGGCGGTTTACCCACAGTCTTCTGCGCCCGAACTCTTGCGTCTAATGACATCGAGTTACAGTCGTTTTCTGGCCGAGCCTGTCCTAGAAGATCTGCACCGAGGGGGGCAGCTCACCGCTGACTGCGTCTACAAGGTCAGCGAGTTGCTGCGCCATCCAtggtcaccgccgccgccgtcacacCCCCCTCCTCCTAGTCCTGGTATTTTTCGGGatgacgacggcagcctcaccatGACTGTCCGCATTGGAGATGATTTCGCCACAACACACATCTCAACATATGGTGTCGCCACAACCACTTTCACCTCATCTTGTCCGACTTATGCCGGTTTCTCGGAAAACACAACCAACATGTTAAGTATGTTCCCTACCCACCATGGGAGGCTAATCAACCAGAGAGAGTTCTTCTCGGAGACCTTGGAGACTCCAGAATTTCTGCCGTTTCTCAAGTTGCAACTTCTTGATATGATCCATGGTGTTTATCTGAAGGCTATTGCGATGCTACCGGTTCATGCTCTACGCAATGGCCACCTGCTCCACTCGCTAGTAACAGCCGGTCACTGCTATGGACCGTTGGACCCTGTGTCCAATATTGTCATCAACACAGTCTGGTATGATGTTGTCTTCCCGCTCTCCAAAGATGTCGCTTTTGAGGTTGGAGCAGCGGATATTCTTGATGTCCGCTCCATGCACCGTGTTGAATCCCGTTCAATCGACGGCCTGGTTGCCTACCTCCGCAGATCCCCCTCAACAAATGAGCAAGATGCTGTGACAATGCTTTGCAAAAAACGTTTGAACACCCCAATCTTGGACTTATACAATATGTGTGATGTGGCACTGGCCGCGAAACACCCCCAGCCTGCTGCCTTTGGGGCATTCCTTGAACGTGCGTCCATTCTACAGTTATACGACCGATACTGCCTTTCTAGGGTCCATGGACATCCAGATTCTGCTTTTGAGGAGCTAAAGATGGCTCTACTCCAGGAAACAACCCGTGTTGCTGTACCAGTGCAACAATGTGCTCATGATATGGACAAATCAACAGCTTTCCTGTGGTTAAACAACATGTCAAGCCAAAAAACAGCATTGGTGACGCTGTCCGAAAAGAGGCTTTCATTCAGGTCTCGGCAAGATATTTTTCGCAGAGTGTTGGAACATTTGCTGATCGACTATGGCTACAGGGGTCCCCTG GAACCACTATACAAGCTCGGTGTCATCTGTGGAGTGACGAGAAAAAGAAACTACAGCTGCACAGATGTTTACCATGCCAATTTTTTGGCTAGCTCAGATGGTGGATCATCATGGAAGCTGTTCTTCGCTGAATTCTGGAACCTACCCGATGAGAGACTTGAAGAATCAAAAAATCCTTTCTGCTGCCCTGTACCGGATTACCATGAATATCCCG GTCGCTGCGTTGTTTGCGAGAATGATTCAAGTATCATCATGCATCCACAATCGCGCAAGTATTACATGGGCAACTCCACACTTGCATTTCCGACACCAGGACACTGCGGGGGTGATACAAGTGAGAAATTGGACTTTGACTTTATTTACTTAACTCTATAG